AACGGCGGCATGATCGACGGCCTCGACGAGGCGCTGGTCGGCATGGGCGTCGACGAGGAGAAGACCTTCACCACCCAGCTCGTCTCCGGCGACCTGGTGGGCCAGGACGTCGAGGTGGCCGTCAAGGTCACCCAGGTCCAGGAGCAGGAGCTCCCGGAGCTCGACGACGAGTTCGCCCAGGAGGCCTCGGAGTTCGACACCCTCGACGAGCTGCGCGAGGACGTCCGCGAGCGCCTCACCCGCGGCAAGCGCCTCGAGCAGGCCGCTGCCGCCCGCGACGCCGTCCTCGAGGCGCTGCTGGAGAAGGTCGAGATCCCGCTGCCCGACAGCATGGTCACCGAGGAGCTCAACGCTCGTCGCGCCAACCTGGAGCAGCAGCTGCAGTTCGCCGGCATGACCCTCGAGAAGTACCTCGAGGACGAGAAGCAGACCCAGGAGGAGTTCGAGGCCGACCTCGAGCGCCGGGTCCGTGACGCCGTCGCCGCGCAGTTCCTCCTCGACGACATCGCCGACAAGGAGGAGATGGGCGTCGACCAGGGCGAGCTGACCCAGCACATGATCCGCCGCGCCCAGCAGTCCGGTCAGGACCCGCAGGAGTTCGTGAACCACATGTTCGAGCACAACCACGTGCCCGAGCTGGTCCAGGAGATCCGTCGCGGCAAGGCGCTGCAGCTCCTCGTCGAGGGCGCGACCGTCAAGGACGCCGCGGGCAACGTCGTCGAGCTGAAGAACCTGCAGGCCGACGGCACCATCGGCGAGCCCGCCGACGAGGCGGCCGAGCCTGCCGAGGCCGTCGAGGAGACCGAGGCCCCGGCCGAGGCCTGATCCTCTCGCTCCGCCGCACTACCCGTTGAGTGTACGACCGTGCACTCAACGGGTAGTCTGCATTTCGTGACCACTGCTCCGACCGTCGTCGACGCCCTGGCCCTGGCCACCGCCGTCGTCGACGACCTCGTCGTCGCGACGGCCCGCGACACCCACCAGGCCATCGCCCGCCGCACGCACGGCCTGGTCCGGCGCGGGGTCGGTCCCGCCGCCCGGCCCGCCGAGGTGCTGCACCGCGGCATCGCCGCGACGGCGTACGGCGCCGTGGGCCTCTCGTTCCGCGGCGCCAGCCTCGGGCTGGCGCGGCTGGGCGAGGCCGGCGTCGGCCCGGCGCTGGAGGACGGGCCGCGCGGCCGGTTCGTCAACGCCGCGGTCAACGGCCTGATCGGCGAGGAGATCCGCCGCGAGCGTCCGCGGCTGGCCATCGAGATGGGTGTGCGGCACGACGGCCGCGACGTGCCGCTCACGCCGGCCGGGATCGCGCGCGCGTTCCCGGAGGCCACCGGCCGGATCGTGGTCTTCCTGCACGGGCTGTGCGAGAACGAGGCGTACTGGAACCGGCACCGCGACCGGCTCGGCTCGACGTACGGCGAGA
This genomic interval from Nocardioides kongjuensis contains the following:
- the tig gene encoding trigger factor, with amino-acid sequence MKSAVETLSPTRAKLTVEVPFEELKPSLDAAYQKIAKQINVPGFRRGKVPPQVIDRQVGRGVVLDEAVNDVLPKAYVEALQENNLTPLAQPEIEVTKFEDNDGLEFTAEVDVKPEFELPAYDGIEASVEDLAVTDEDVAEQVDALRERFGTLIDVERPAQDGDFVVIDLVATNDGEVVDGAEISGFSYKVGNGGMIDGLDEALVGMGVDEEKTFTTQLVSGDLVGQDVEVAVKVTQVQEQELPELDDEFAQEASEFDTLDELREDVRERLTRGKRLEQAAAARDAVLEALLEKVEIPLPDSMVTEELNARRANLEQQLQFAGMTLEKYLEDEKQTQEEFEADLERRVRDAVAAQFLLDDIADKEEMGVDQGELTQHMIRRAQQSGQDPQEFVNHMFEHNHVPELVQEIRRGKALQLLVEGATVKDAAGNVVELKNLQADGTIGEPADEAAEPAEAVEETEAPAEA